The Caulifigura coniformis genome includes a region encoding these proteins:
- a CDS encoding HesA/MoeB/ThiF family protein — protein sequence MNDRFVRQADLVPAEKLSRECVAVIGVGAIGRQVSLQLASIGVRKLTLIDFDQVDETNITTQGYRHREVNSPKVVAARQAVLEIDPTIEVTTIEDRFRGKYPVGSAIFCCVDTIAARDAIWRQLGHKVTFWCDARMLGEAIRILTVADFHGREQYPSTLFAQVDAQSGRCTARSTIYAAAISAGLMVHQFSRWLRGISTDNDTCLNLLTGDFVVLD from the coding sequence ATGAACGACCGCTTCGTGCGGCAGGCTGACCTGGTCCCGGCCGAAAAATTGTCCAGGGAATGCGTGGCCGTCATTGGCGTCGGCGCCATTGGCCGCCAGGTCAGCCTCCAGCTGGCGTCCATCGGCGTGCGAAAACTCACGCTGATCGACTTTGATCAAGTCGATGAAACCAATATCACAACCCAAGGGTACCGGCATCGTGAAGTGAACAGTCCGAAGGTCGTCGCGGCCCGTCAGGCCGTGCTGGAAATCGATCCCACGATCGAAGTCACGACCATCGAAGACCGTTTCCGAGGCAAGTATCCTGTGGGGAGCGCGATTTTCTGCTGTGTGGATACGATCGCGGCCCGAGATGCAATCTGGCGTCAGCTGGGGCACAAAGTGACGTTCTGGTGCGACGCCCGGATGCTGGGTGAAGCCATTCGCATCCTGACCGTCGCCGATTTTCACGGTCGCGAGCAGTATCCGTCCACGCTGTTTGCGCAGGTCGACGCCCAGAGTGGCAGGTGTACAGCGCGCAGTACGATTTACGCGGCCGCGATTTCTGCAGGGCTGATGGTGCACCAGTTCAGCCGTTGGCTTCGGGGCATTTCGACCGACAACGACACCTGCCTGAACCTGCTGACTGGCGATTTCGTGGTCCTTGATTGA
- a CDS encoding DUF4230 domain-containing protein yields MIRKLLISLRRGVVTTPIVICLVAAATGLVAVAIILATVVPWPGLRWTRSQLILTTVGPTIEKLQALQDLAVQKVTVSDVMVYRNGWTASWLVRGDGIISIPLKDSRIVDVDEVRHTARIILPRPRVLTARVDHEKTFYYDSKQGLWNRVNPWGESYPEVSQEAHRQMQRLIEHAVSAPEHFDQSQLNATTIVRTLYSSLGWQVSVDWAAEPTSPLALPVPALETATPGPPPSTQPKPKPPT; encoded by the coding sequence GTGATTCGCAAACTTCTCATCTCCTTACGTCGCGGTGTTGTCACGACGCCCATCGTCATCTGTCTGGTTGCAGCGGCCACAGGCCTCGTGGCGGTCGCGATCATTCTGGCGACGGTCGTCCCGTGGCCAGGTCTGCGGTGGACTCGTTCCCAGCTCATCCTCACAACTGTTGGTCCCACCATTGAAAAGTTGCAGGCCCTGCAGGATCTGGCCGTCCAGAAAGTGACGGTGTCTGACGTCATGGTCTACCGCAACGGTTGGACGGCCTCCTGGTTGGTCCGCGGAGACGGCATCATTTCCATTCCACTGAAAGACAGCCGGATCGTGGATGTTGACGAGGTCCGCCATACAGCCCGGATCATCCTGCCGCGTCCTCGAGTCCTGACCGCACGGGTCGACCATGAGAAGACTTTTTACTACGACAGCAAGCAAGGACTTTGGAATCGTGTGAATCCTTGGGGCGAGTCGTATCCGGAGGTCTCCCAAGAAGCCCACCGGCAGATGCAGCGGCTGATCGAACATGCCGTGTCCGCCCCGGAGCACTTCGATCAGTCGCAATTGAATGCGACGACCATCGTTCGCACTCTCTATTCCAGTCTGGGCTGGCAGGTGTCCGTTGACTGGGCCGCCGAGCCGACATCGCCCCTTGCGTTACCCGTCCCGGCGCTGGAGACGGCCACACCTGGCCCGCCCCCGTCCACTCAGCCGAAACCCAAGCCCCCCACCTGA
- a CDS encoding MoaD/ThiS family protein gives MRILFINNDGGGFADHIDVPGGQSVQELFQARLKHANPRNYLIRVNRQPVSPDQILQEGDRVSFTPTKIEGASA, from the coding sequence ATGCGGATCCTGTTTATCAATAACGACGGCGGCGGCTTCGCCGACCATATCGATGTTCCTGGCGGCCAGTCCGTTCAAGAGCTCTTTCAGGCGCGTCTGAAGCACGCCAATCCGCGGAACTACCTGATCCGGGTGAATCGCCAGCCGGTCAGTCCCGATCAAATCCTGCAGGAAGGCGACCGGGTCTCTTTCACGCCGACCAAGATCGAAGGAGCGTCGGCGTAG
- a CDS encoding Mov34/MPN/PAD-1 family protein — MLIEDIAIVKQQCTAIHVQFDDDAVADFFDQQIDLGRRPETFARVWIHTHPGDSAQPSLTDEKTFRRVFGKCDWAVMAILARGGETTARLRFNTGPGGALPIPAKVAFESPFPASNQLLWSQDYQSKIQTRDPYHGICLPGESEDCVHRMNEGSIFRDANEADLWEAAFW; from the coding sequence TTGCTCATTGAGGACATTGCGATCGTCAAGCAGCAGTGTACGGCGATCCATGTCCAATTCGACGATGACGCCGTGGCCGACTTTTTTGATCAGCAGATTGACCTGGGACGGAGGCCCGAGACGTTTGCGAGGGTCTGGATTCATACGCATCCCGGGGACTCGGCTCAGCCGAGCCTGACGGATGAAAAGACCTTCCGGCGTGTGTTCGGCAAGTGCGACTGGGCCGTGATGGCCATTCTGGCACGGGGCGGGGAGACGACAGCCCGGCTGCGCTTCAACACAGGTCCAGGTGGCGCGCTCCCGATTCCAGCGAAGGTCGCTTTCGAATCTCCGTTCCCGGCCAGCAACCAACTCCTGTGGTCTCAAGACTATCAGTCGAAAATCCAAACTCGTGATCCCTATCACGGTATCTGCCTCCCGGGCGAATCCGAGGACTGTGTTCACCGAATGAATGAAGGATCGATCTTTCGCGATGCCAACGAGGCGGACCTCTGGGAAGCAGCGTTTTGGTGA